The following are encoded in a window of Candidatus Paceibacterota bacterium genomic DNA:
- the hoxU gene encoding bidirectional hydrogenase complex protein HoxU produces MAAKTLTIDGKQVSADENATILDAARDAGITIPTLCHLEGVYDVGACRLCLVEVTGVSKLLPACTTKVSEGMDIKTNSERLRKYRRMTLELLFAERNHVCAVCVSNGRCELQALAYSQGMDHVRFDYRFPQWEVDITHPLFGMDHNRCILCGRCVRVCWHIEGAGTKNVSGRGSRARIITDLNQPWGASDTCTKCGKCVMSCPTGALFNKGSTVAEMERDRTKLEFIVTAREKKQWIAD; encoded by the coding sequence ATGGCTGCAAAAACTTTAACGATTGATGGGAAACAAGTCAGCGCCGACGAGAACGCAACCATCCTGGATGCCGCTCGGGACGCGGGCATTACCATCCCGACGCTCTGCCACCTGGAAGGCGTGTATGATGTCGGCGCCTGCCGGCTTTGCCTGGTGGAGGTGACGGGCGTCTCGAAGCTGCTGCCCGCCTGCACCACCAAGGTGAGCGAAGGAATGGATATCAAGACCAACAGCGAACGGCTGCGCAAGTACCGGCGCATGACGCTGGAGCTGCTGTTCGCCGAGCGGAATCATGTCTGCGCGGTCTGCGTGTCCAACGGCCGTTGCGAACTGCAGGCGCTGGCCTACAGCCAGGGCATGGACCACGTGCGCTTCGACTACCGCTTCCCTCAGTGGGAGGTGGACATCACGCATCCGCTCTTTGGGATGGACCACAACCGGTGCATCCTCTGCGGCCGGTGCGTGCGCGTCTGCTGGCACATCGAAGGCGCGGGCACCAAGAACGTCTCCGGCCGCGGCAGCCGCGCCCGCATCATCACCGACCTCAATCAGCCCTGGGGCGCCTCGGACACGTGCACCAAGTGCGGCAAGTGCGTGATGTCCTGCCCGACCGGTGCCCTGTTCAACAAAGGCTCGACGGTGGCCGAGATGGAGCGCGACCGCACCAAGCTCGAATTCATCGTCACCGCCCGCGAGAAAAAACAGTGGATTGCCGACTAG
- a CDS encoding NADH-ubiquinone oxidoreductase-F iron-sulfur binding region domain-containing protein — protein sequence MDIDDLVEIARKERASRKKHVIRCCMAAGCMSSDSKGVKDALDKAVKAAGLEDQVEVRGVGCMKLCCQGPLVQVDTHEPGATVQVSPEGQGPLYVKVTPENAPSLIGTLKGGKTKVERGDPSHPFFTGQFPIVLANSGIVDPERIESYIAADGYQALHDVLREMTPKEVLDTMVQSGLRGRGGAGYPTGLKWATVAKTASPQKYVICNADEGDPGAFMDRSVLESDPHCVLEGMAIAAYAVGANQGFIYVRAEYPLAIGRLQAAIKQAKQQGLLGSGIFESPFNFNIDLRIGAGAFVCGEETALMASVEGKRGAPRPRPPFPAESGLWTCPTLINNVETFANVAPIIRKGADWFTSIGTEKSKGTKVFALAGKITNTGLIEVPMGTPLRKIVETMGGGAPDGGRIKAVQTGGPSGGCIPADALDTPVDYDSLTKLGSIMGSGGMIVMDETTQMVDVARFFMEFCMDESCGKCIPCRAGTVQMHGLLTKILGHKATARDLQKLEDLCEMVRSTSLCGLGQTAPNPVLSTLRFFRKEYTDLLKADIHGGPGGNGSAPKPAPAPAT from the coding sequence ATGGACATTGATGACCTAGTTGAGATAGCCAGGAAGGAACGCGCCTCGCGGAAGAAGCACGTCATCCGCTGCTGCATGGCGGCCGGCTGCATGTCGTCCGATTCGAAAGGCGTCAAGGATGCCCTGGACAAGGCTGTCAAAGCAGCGGGCCTGGAGGACCAGGTCGAGGTGCGCGGGGTCGGCTGCATGAAACTGTGCTGCCAGGGTCCGCTGGTGCAAGTGGACACCCACGAGCCGGGCGCAACCGTCCAGGTCAGCCCCGAAGGCCAGGGCCCGCTATACGTGAAGGTCACCCCGGAGAATGCGCCGTCGCTAATCGGCACGCTGAAGGGCGGAAAGACCAAGGTGGAGCGCGGCGATCCCAGCCATCCGTTCTTTACCGGGCAGTTTCCCATCGTGCTGGCCAACAGCGGCATCGTGGACCCCGAACGCATCGAGTCCTACATCGCGGCGGATGGCTACCAGGCCCTGCACGATGTGCTGCGGGAGATGACTCCCAAAGAAGTGCTGGACACAATGGTCCAGAGCGGCCTGCGCGGGCGGGGCGGCGCGGGCTATCCGACCGGCCTGAAGTGGGCGACGGTCGCCAAGACGGCCAGCCCGCAGAAGTATGTCATCTGCAACGCGGACGAAGGCGACCCCGGCGCGTTCATGGACCGCAGCGTGCTGGAAAGCGACCCGCACTGCGTGCTGGAAGGCATGGCGATCGCGGCTTACGCCGTGGGCGCGAACCAGGGTTTCATTTACGTGCGCGCGGAGTATCCGCTGGCCATTGGCCGTCTGCAGGCGGCCATCAAACAGGCAAAACAGCAAGGCTTGCTCGGCTCCGGCATCTTCGAATCGCCCTTCAACTTCAACATTGACTTGCGCATCGGCGCCGGCGCATTCGTCTGCGGCGAAGAGACGGCGCTCATGGCCTCGGTCGAAGGCAAACGCGGCGCCCCGCGGCCCCGCCCGCCCTTCCCGGCCGAAAGCGGCCTGTGGACCTGCCCGACCCTGATCAACAACGTCGAGACCTTCGCCAACGTGGCGCCGATTATTCGCAAGGGCGCCGATTGGTTCACGAGCATTGGCACCGAGAAGAGCAAAGGCACCAAAGTCTTCGCGCTGGCCGGCAAGATCACCAACACCGGCCTGATCGAGGTGCCGATGGGCACGCCCCTGCGCAAGATCGTCGAGACCATGGGCGGCGGCGCCCCTGACGGCGGCAGGATCAAGGCGGTGCAAACGGGCGGGCCGTCCGGCGGGTGCATCCCGGCCGACGCGCTCGATACGCCGGTGGACTACGATTCGCTGACCAAACTCGGCTCGATCATGGGCTCGGGCGGCATGATCGTGATGGACGAGACCACGCAAATGGTGGACGTAGCCCGCTTCTTCATGGAATTCTGCATGGACGAGTCGTGCGGCAAGTGCATCCCCTGCCGGGCCGGCACCGTGCAAATGCACGGCCTCCTGACGAAAATCCTGGGACACAAGGCCACCGCGCGCGACTTGCAGAAGCTTGAAGACCTTTGCGAGATGGTGCGGAGCACCAGCCTGTGCGGCTTGGGCCAGACCGCGCCCAACCCGGTGCTGAGCACGCTCCGGTTCTTCCGCAAGGAGTATACCGACCTGCTCAAGGCCGATATTCACGGCGGGCCCGGCGGAAACGGCAGCGCGCCCAAACCGGCGCCGGCCCCGGCAACCTGA
- the hoxE gene encoding bidirectional hydrogenase complex protein HoxE yields MIATLSRKKKNRLPSVLEHASGDKRFKILEVHIKKHQFRQDALIEVLHKAQELFGFLEDDLLLFIAYRLKLPTSRVYGVATFYHFFTLKPKGKHSCVVCMGTACYVKGADKVLAAIENKAKIKAGETTPDGELSLLTARCIGACGIAPAVVYDGTVTPRQTPESALQYVKGWTGHGH; encoded by the coding sequence ATGATTGCCACGCTATCCCGAAAGAAGAAGAACCGGCTGCCCAGCGTCCTGGAGCACGCAAGCGGCGATAAACGCTTCAAGATTCTTGAAGTGCACATCAAGAAGCATCAGTTCCGGCAGGACGCGCTGATCGAGGTGCTGCACAAAGCGCAGGAGCTGTTCGGCTTTCTCGAAGACGACTTGCTGCTGTTCATCGCTTACCGGCTGAAACTGCCCACCAGCCGGGTGTATGGAGTCGCCACCTTCTACCATTTCTTCACCCTCAAACCGAAGGGCAAGCATAGCTGCGTCGTTTGCATGGGCACCGCCTGCTATGTCAAAGGGGCGGACAAGGTGCTGGCCGCAATCGAGAACAAGGCAAAGATCAAGGCCGGCGAAACAACGCCGGACGGCGAACTCTCGCTGCTCACGGCCCGCTGCATTGGGGCGTGCGGCATTGCCCCGGCGGTGGTTTACGACGGAACCGTCACCCCGCGTCAAACCCCCGAATCGGCGCTCCAATATGTGAAAGGATGGACCGGCCATGGACATTGA
- a CDS encoding TIM barrel protein: protein MNTNLSRRSAMRRIAGGTAALAAAANLPYRLDAADDASRPRLNGHIRHSVSAWCYGSLFNGGKDKPAKMTFEDFCRECHKLGLESVELLGADQWPAVKKAGLTCAMCNGPDSIPYGWNRQEHHDDLLAKFEQAIPQVAAAGFDNIITFSGNRRGRSDEEGLENCVKGLKRLAPIAERHKVTVVMELLNSKRDHKDYMADHTAWGVEVCKRVGSERLKLLYDIYHMQIMEGDVIATIRESYPYIAHYHTGGVPGRNEINETQEINYPAVMKAILATGYKGFVGQEFVPKGPDPLASLKQSVLICDV from the coding sequence ATGAATACCAACCTTTCCCGCCGTTCAGCCATGCGCAGGATTGCCGGCGGCACCGCGGCCCTGGCTGCGGCTGCCAATTTGCCCTATCGCCTCGACGCCGCCGATGACGCCAGCCGTCCCCGGCTTAATGGACACATCCGCCATTCCGTCTCCGCCTGGTGCTATGGCAGCTTATTCAACGGTGGCAAGGACAAGCCCGCCAAAATGACATTCGAGGACTTCTGCCGCGAGTGCCACAAGCTGGGCCTCGAATCTGTCGAGCTGCTCGGGGCGGACCAATGGCCGGCAGTGAAGAAGGCGGGTCTCACCTGCGCGATGTGCAACGGCCCGGACAGCATCCCCTACGGCTGGAACCGCCAGGAGCACCACGACGACCTGCTCGCCAAATTCGAGCAAGCCATTCCCCAGGTGGCCGCAGCCGGCTTCGACAACATCATCACCTTTTCCGGCAACCGCAGAGGCAGGAGCGACGAAGAGGGCCTGGAGAATTGCGTTAAAGGGCTGAAGCGCCTCGCGCCGATTGCCGAGCGGCACAAGGTGACTGTGGTCATGGAGTTGCTCAACAGCAAGCGCGACCATAAGGACTACATGGCCGACCACACCGCGTGGGGCGTCGAGGTCTGCAAACGCGTCGGCTCCGAGCGCCTCAAGCTGCTCTATGACATCTACCACATGCAGATCATGGAGGGGGATGTCATTGCCACCATCCGCGAGAGTTACCCCTACATCGCCCACTACCACACCGGCGGCGTCCCCGGCCGGAACGAGATCAACGAGACCCAGGAGATCAATTATCCCGCCGTGATGAAGGCCATCCTGGCGACGGGCTACAAAGGGTTTGTGGGCCAGGAATTCGTCCCCAAGGGCCCCGATCCCCTCGCGTCTCTGAAGCAGTCCGTCCTCATCTGCGACGTGTAA
- a CDS encoding PEP-CTERM sorting domain-containing protein (PEP-CTERM proteins occur, often in large numbers, in the proteomes of bacteria that also encode an exosortase, a predicted intramembrane cysteine proteinase. The presence of a PEP-CTERM domain at a protein's C-terminus predicts cleavage within the sorting domain, followed by covalent anchoring to some some component of the (usually Gram-negative) cell surface. Many PEP-CTERM proteins exhibit an unusual sequence composition that includes large numbers of potential glycosylation sites. Expression of one such protein has been shown restore the ability of a bacterium to form floc, a type of biofilm.): MRTKVVLVTAALVSSFACESLAFYVNVLEARATGGAQNTPNFTMNGPAVSTAKSTAAPLAGWTGGVLSGTGTYYAGDTTPIKWGDWSFTPGTGYGGYYDVYATWVNVTVAQNMPPIWTVNNAGAAVVVSPAQTSGGNAWNLLGAGLKFNQGTAYSTRLATPGTGTGGKRASFDSVAWAASAPAAVTYNAILPDDATDIALTGAGNDLSWTAGSYNSFFDVWFGTTSGSLTKVATLAEGTTSWDPESLAPLSLGTQYFWRIDAGNVDRLAGGTEYNFTTLVPEPSSALLGLLGGLGLMWIARRRTA; the protein is encoded by the coding sequence ATGAGAACTAAAGTTGTCCTTGTAACCGCAGCGCTGGTGAGTTCGTTCGCCTGTGAGTCGCTCGCGTTTTACGTTAATGTGCTCGAAGCGCGCGCAACCGGCGGCGCACAGAATACGCCGAATTTCACAATGAACGGTCCTGCCGTTAGTACCGCGAAGAGCACGGCAGCCCCCTTGGCCGGCTGGACGGGAGGAGTTCTGTCGGGAACGGGCACCTATTATGCTGGGGACACCACCCCAATCAAGTGGGGAGACTGGTCGTTTACACCGGGGACCGGTTACGGCGGTTACTACGACGTATATGCAACTTGGGTGAACGTCACGGTAGCCCAGAATATGCCCCCGATTTGGACGGTCAACAACGCGGGTGCGGCGGTGGTCGTGTCGCCGGCTCAGACATCCGGAGGCAATGCTTGGAATCTGCTTGGAGCCGGTCTGAAGTTCAACCAGGGCACGGCCTACTCGACGCGTTTGGCTACTCCTGGAACGGGGACAGGGGGCAAGCGGGCCTCTTTTGACTCGGTCGCTTGGGCGGCGAGCGCCCCGGCAGCCGTCACCTACAACGCGATTCTTCCCGACGACGCGACGGACATCGCCTTGACCGGCGCCGGCAATGACCTGAGCTGGACGGCAGGAAGCTACAACTCGTTCTTCGATGTGTGGTTCGGCACCACGTCCGGCTCGCTGACGAAGGTGGCGACTCTCGCCGAAGGCACAACCTCGTGGGATCCGGAATCCCTGGCGCCGCTGTCTTTGGGCACCCAGTATTTCTGGCGGATTGATGCCGGGAACGTTGACCGCTTGGCGGGGGGAACGGAGTACAACTTTACCACCCTTGTTCCCGAGCCTTCCTCCGCTCTGCTGGGGCTGCTCGGCGGGCTGGGGCTGATGTGGATCGCCCGTCGCCGGACGGCGTGA
- a CDS encoding SUMF1/EgtB/PvdO family nonheme iron enzyme → MKNTCLLITLLLVGFHAAAHAASAPRISEITLVPRSPDNALVPRLTIQSDASVSNLVFYATSLTEPDWLLLTNHFVTQSPYSVLDPLPPRAEARFYRVQVLAPSQPAGIAFIPAGPFSMGNPLGTTEPDELPLHTTFVSAFYMETNLVTQALWDEVYQWALVHDYEFDNPGFGKEPNHPVIEISWHDVLKWCNARSEKESLVPAYWTDSTQNHVYRTGQLDLDSASVKWNTGYRLPTEAEWEKAARGGAVGHNYPWQDSDQFFHDRANVVQNPIFDTGPYPHTSPVGWFPPNGYGLYDMAGNVWEWCWDWYDPAWYENPAAANNDTRGPNSGEYRVLRGGSWSDDYTLARCAKRGFESPFGFFNAYGFRCVKAP, encoded by the coding sequence ATGAAAAACACCTGCCTGCTGATAACTCTGTTGCTGGTCGGGTTTCATGCCGCGGCACACGCTGCCAGCGCGCCCCGGATCAGCGAAATCACCCTCGTCCCCCGCTCGCCCGACAATGCCCTGGTGCCGCGCCTCACCATCCAGAGCGACGCCAGTGTCTCCAACCTCGTCTTCTACGCCACCAGCCTCACCGAGCCCGACTGGCTGCTCCTGACCAACCACTTCGTCACCCAAAGCCCTTATTCCGTCCTCGACCCCCTGCCCCCGCGCGCCGAAGCGCGGTTCTACCGCGTGCAAGTCCTGGCGCCTTCGCAACCTGCCGGGATTGCTTTCATACCTGCCGGCCCCTTCAGCATGGGTAATCCACTTGGAACCACCGAGCCGGATGAACTCCCGCTCCATACGACCTTCGTCAGCGCCTTCTATATGGAGACCAACCTCGTCACCCAGGCGCTTTGGGATGAGGTTTATCAATGGGCGCTCGTCCACGATTATGAGTTCGACAACCCCGGGTTCGGCAAGGAGCCCAACCACCCGGTGATCGAAATTTCATGGCATGACGTGCTCAAATGGTGCAATGCCCGCTCCGAAAAGGAATCCCTGGTGCCCGCCTACTGGACTGATTCCACCCAGAACCACGTCTATCGCACCGGCCAGCTCGACCTGGACAGCGCCTCGGTCAAGTGGAATACCGGCTATCGCCTCCCCACCGAAGCCGAATGGGAGAAAGCGGCTCGCGGCGGCGCCGTCGGCCACAACTACCCCTGGCAGGACTCGGACCAGTTCTTCCATGATCGGGCCAATGTCGTGCAAAACCCCATCTTTGATACCGGCCCCTATCCCCACACCAGCCCCGTCGGCTGGTTCCCCCCCAACGGCTATGGCTTGTATGACATGGCCGGCAATGTGTGGGAATGGTGTTGGGACTGGTACGACCCCGCCTGGTACGAAAATCCCGCCGCCGCCAACAATGACACCCGCGGGCCGAACTCCGGGGAATACCGTGTGCTGCGGGGCGGCTCATGGAGCGACGACTACACCCTTGCCCGCTGCGCCAAGCGAGGCTTCGAAAGCCCTTTCGGCTTTTTCAACGCCTACGGTTTCCGCTGCGTCAAAGCGCCCTGA
- a CDS encoding prepilin-type N-terminal cleavage/methylation domain-containing protein: MARKPGAGARGGFTLVEVVIAIALLTLLLAGILTAYIQSGRHAEWAGYSLAAQALSIHQIEQARSAVWDYSINKNELITLVTNLSSPSYHNSSGTKVWRGFTTRQLDIPISGTNIVIATNYVTLKQFSLSGSPLVQVQMVTVDTVWPFLTLGGVRLFTNRTATYFAPDNRDTTSL, from the coding sequence TTGGCGCGCAAGCCAGGCGCGGGAGCGAGGGGCGGCTTCACTTTGGTCGAGGTGGTGATCGCCATTGCCCTCCTTACCCTGCTGTTGGCCGGCATCCTGACCGCCTACATCCAGTCCGGCCGGCATGCCGAGTGGGCGGGATACTCGCTGGCGGCGCAAGCGCTCAGCATTCACCAGATCGAGCAGGCCCGTTCGGCGGTGTGGGACTACTCGATCAACAAAAACGAACTGATCACTCTGGTGACAAACCTCTCCTCCCCGAGCTACCATAACAGTTCCGGCACAAAAGTGTGGAGGGGCTTCACCACCCGGCAACTGGACATCCCCATCTCGGGCACCAACATAGTTATCGCGACCAATTACGTCACCCTGAAACAGTTCAGCCTCAGCGGCTCGCCGCTGGTGCAGGTGCAAATGGTCACCGTGGATACCGTTTGGCCTTTCCTCACCCTCGGGGGCGTGCGCCTGTTCACCAATCGCACCGCCACCTACTTCGCCCCCGACAACCGCGACACGACCAGCCTATGA